A portion of the Trichoplusia ni isolate ovarian cell line Hi5 chromosome 12, tn1, whole genome shotgun sequence genome contains these proteins:
- the LOC113499523 gene encoding uncharacterized protein LOC113499523 isoform X2 gives MLVEAFSAMLYGAVFLSLIVIDYILGHGFVDMFQKIFCKVACFVKKAVREEAKHAHMNAENPISLPVLFMEILVLSLTIAFLNKYKQFRSKDRIDDLLHESKEALRQTNEFLEKWRLRRVPTEYSYLDDEPQEIKPLKLEVPILHMAIIDTLGTTRSQPERGDAGDTVNITDSTLLSVTSLLDDDLESLPEPISEEKIPDETKNIEFRNRCLWAVMEEDANNLDD, from the exons ATGCTGGTCGAAGCTTTCAGTGCGATGCTCTACGGAGCCGTGTTCCTCAGCCTGATCGTCATCGACTACATTCTAGGCCATGGGTTCGTGGATATGTTCCAGAAGATCTTCTGTAAAGTGGCCTGTTTCGTGAAGAAGGCGGTAAGGGAAGAAGCTAAGCATGCGCATATGAACGCTGAGAATCCGATCAGTCTGCCAGTGTTATTCATGGAGATTTTGGTGTTGAGTTTGACTATCGCG TTCCTAAACAAATACAAGCAGTTCCGTAGCAAAGATCGAATCGACGACCTCCTTCACGAGAGCAAAGAGGCGTTGAGGCAGACCAACGAGTTTTTAGAAAAATGGCGACTAAGACGT GTGCCCACTGAATACTCATATTTGGATGACGAGCCGCAGGAAATCAAACCACTTAAACTGGAAGTGCCTATCCTACATATGGCTATCATTGAT ACCTTAGGAACAACAAGAAGTCAGCCAGAAAGAGGAGACGCGGGCGACACGGTTAACATCACAGATTCAACACTACTATCTGTGACGTCACTCCTCGATGACGATCTAGAATCTTTGCCCGAACCGATCAGCGAAGAGAAGATTCCTGATGAGACGAAAAACATCGAGTTTAGAAATCGATGCTTATGGGCTGTTATGGAAGAGGATGCGAATAATCTTGATGACTAG
- the LOC113499523 gene encoding uncharacterized protein LOC113499523 isoform X1, with protein MLVEAFSAMLYGAVFLSLIVIDYILGHGFVDMFQKIFCKVACFVKKAVREEAKHAHMNAENPISLPVLFMEILVLSLTIAFLNKYKQFRSKDRIDDLLHESKEALRQTNEFLEKWRLRRINWQVPTEYSYLDDEPQEIKPLKLEVPILHMAIIDTLGTTRSQPERGDAGDTVNITDSTLLSVTSLLDDDLESLPEPISEEKIPDETKNIEFRNRCLWAVMEEDANNLDD; from the exons ATGCTGGTCGAAGCTTTCAGTGCGATGCTCTACGGAGCCGTGTTCCTCAGCCTGATCGTCATCGACTACATTCTAGGCCATGGGTTCGTGGATATGTTCCAGAAGATCTTCTGTAAAGTGGCCTGTTTCGTGAAGAAGGCGGTAAGGGAAGAAGCTAAGCATGCGCATATGAACGCTGAGAATCCGATCAGTCTGCCAGTGTTATTCATGGAGATTTTGGTGTTGAGTTTGACTATCGCG TTCCTAAACAAATACAAGCAGTTCCGTAGCAAAGATCGAATCGACGACCTCCTTCACGAGAGCAAAGAGGCGTTGAGGCAGACCAACGAGTTTTTAGAAAAATGGCGACTAAGACGT ATAAATTGGCAGGTGCCCACTGAATACTCATATTTGGATGACGAGCCGCAGGAAATCAAACCACTTAAACTGGAAGTGCCTATCCTACATATGGCTATCATTGAT ACCTTAGGAACAACAAGAAGTCAGCCAGAAAGAGGAGACGCGGGCGACACGGTTAACATCACAGATTCAACACTACTATCTGTGACGTCACTCCTCGATGACGATCTAGAATCTTTGCCCGAACCGATCAGCGAAGAGAAGATTCCTGATGAGACGAAAAACATCGAGTTTAGAAATCGATGCTTATGGGCTGTTATGGAAGAGGATGCGAATAATCTTGATGACTAG
- the LOC113499523 gene encoding uncharacterized protein LOC113499523 isoform X3, with protein sequence MLVEAFSAMLYGAVFLSLIVIDYILGHGFVDMFQKIFCKVACFVKKAVREEAKHAHMNAENPISLPVLFMEILVLSLTIAFLNKYKQFRSKDRIDDLLHESKEALRQTNEFLEKWRLRRTLGTTRSQPERGDAGDTVNITDSTLLSVTSLLDDDLESLPEPISEEKIPDETKNIEFRNRCLWAVMEEDANNLDD encoded by the exons ATGCTGGTCGAAGCTTTCAGTGCGATGCTCTACGGAGCCGTGTTCCTCAGCCTGATCGTCATCGACTACATTCTAGGCCATGGGTTCGTGGATATGTTCCAGAAGATCTTCTGTAAAGTGGCCTGTTTCGTGAAGAAGGCGGTAAGGGAAGAAGCTAAGCATGCGCATATGAACGCTGAGAATCCGATCAGTCTGCCAGTGTTATTCATGGAGATTTTGGTGTTGAGTTTGACTATCGCG TTCCTAAACAAATACAAGCAGTTCCGTAGCAAAGATCGAATCGACGACCTCCTTCACGAGAGCAAAGAGGCGTTGAGGCAGACCAACGAGTTTTTAGAAAAATGGCGACTAAGACGT ACCTTAGGAACAACAAGAAGTCAGCCAGAAAGAGGAGACGCGGGCGACACGGTTAACATCACAGATTCAACACTACTATCTGTGACGTCACTCCTCGATGACGATCTAGAATCTTTGCCCGAACCGATCAGCGAAGAGAAGATTCCTGATGAGACGAAAAACATCGAGTTTAGAAATCGATGCTTATGGGCTGTTATGGAAGAGGATGCGAATAATCTTGATGACTAG